The Cellulomonas sp. S1-8 genome has a window encoding:
- a CDS encoding glycosyltransferase family 2 protein, whose translation MSAPAPEPDVTVVTVTYDAAGLVRTCLDSLAAQRLDGVRMAVVVVDNASSDGTAEVVADEYPEVRLVRSARNLGFAGGNNLALRQVRSPYVVLVNNDAVIAPDAVWALVRAMDAAPDDVAAMAATVLLAARFRAAGPDEQDAPGAVQGPDGRWVPDPAGDVRLVNSTGNEVRTDGFGQDRGWLADAARHRPARDVFGFSGAAAVLRTSALRDVGLFDESFFMYYEDTDLSWRLRLAGYRVEHCADAVVEHVHAASSGEGSELFRFHDARNRLAMLTKDASAGLALTAVVRFAATTASLAIRRRRWDLARTRSRALGSYVRMLPGLVRERHRIGRAARLPRARVEELFVAAGEGYAYRS comes from the coding sequence GTGAGCGCACCGGCACCCGAGCCCGACGTCACCGTCGTCACGGTGACCTACGACGCGGCAGGTCTGGTGCGGACCTGCCTGGACAGCCTGGCGGCGCAGCGGCTCGACGGGGTGCGCATGGCGGTCGTCGTCGTCGACAACGCCTCGTCCGACGGCACCGCCGAGGTCGTCGCCGACGAGTACCCCGAGGTGCGGCTCGTCCGGTCCGCGCGCAACCTCGGGTTCGCGGGGGGCAACAACCTCGCGCTGCGACAGGTCCGGTCCCCCTACGTCGTCCTGGTCAACAACGACGCCGTGATCGCCCCCGACGCGGTGTGGGCGCTGGTCCGGGCGATGGACGCGGCCCCCGACGACGTCGCGGCGATGGCGGCGACCGTGCTGCTCGCGGCCCGGTTCCGCGCCGCCGGCCCGGACGAGCAGGACGCGCCGGGCGCGGTGCAGGGGCCCGACGGTCGCTGGGTGCCCGACCCGGCCGGCGACGTGCGGCTGGTGAACTCGACCGGCAACGAGGTGCGCACCGACGGGTTCGGCCAGGACCGGGGGTGGCTCGCCGACGCCGCGCGGCACCGACCCGCGCGGGACGTGTTCGGCTTCTCCGGCGCCGCGGCGGTGCTGCGGACGTCCGCGCTGCGGGACGTCGGGCTCTTCGACGAGTCGTTCTTCATGTACTACGAGGACACGGACCTGTCGTGGCGCCTGCGCCTCGCCGGCTACCGGGTCGAGCACTGTGCTGACGCCGTCGTCGAGCACGTGCACGCCGCGTCGTCCGGGGAGGGCAGCGAGCTCTTCCGCTTCCACGACGCGCGCAACCGGTTGGCGATGCTGACCAAGGACGCGTCCGCCGGGCTCGCGCTGACGGCGGTCGTGCGGTTCGCCGCGACGACCGCGTCGCTCGCGATCCGCCGCCGCCGCTGGGACCTCGCCCGCACGCGCTCGCGTGCGCTGGGGTCGTACGTGCGCATGCTGCCCGGCCTGGTCCGCGAGCGGCACCGGATCGGGCGCGCCGCGCGGCTGCCCCGCGCCCGCGTCGAGGAGCTGTTCGTCGCCGCCGGCGAGGGGTACGCGTACCGGTCCTGA
- the rfbB gene encoding dTDP-glucose 4,6-dehydratase, translated as MRMLVTGGAGFIGSNFVHQTVRERPDVHVTVLDALTYAGDERSLDPVDGQVVFAKGDIADPDIVDQLVRDTDLVVHFAAESHNDNSLHDPWPFVRTNVIGTYQLLEAVRRYDVRYHHVSTDEVYGDLELDDPAKFTPDTPYNPSSPYSSTKAASDLLVRAWARSFGVRATISNCSNNYGPFQHVEKFIPRQITNVIDGVRPKLYGTGENVRDWIHVEDHNSAVWSIIEKGRLGETYLIGADGEKDNKTVIELILELMGQAPDAYDHVNDRPGHDMRYAIDATKLRTELGWEPRYTTFHDGLAATIDWYRAHEAWWRPQKDATEAKYAVLGR; from the coding sequence ATGCGCATGCTCGTCACCGGCGGAGCCGGTTTCATCGGCTCGAACTTCGTGCACCAGACGGTGCGGGAACGGCCCGACGTGCACGTGACGGTGCTGGACGCCCTCACCTACGCCGGCGACGAGCGCAGCCTCGACCCGGTCGACGGCCAGGTCGTCTTCGCCAAGGGCGACATCGCGGACCCCGACATCGTCGACCAGCTCGTCCGCGACACCGACCTCGTCGTGCACTTCGCCGCCGAGTCGCACAACGACAACTCGCTGCACGACCCGTGGCCGTTCGTGCGGACCAACGTCATCGGCACCTACCAGCTGCTCGAGGCCGTGCGCCGGTACGACGTGCGCTACCACCACGTGTCGACGGACGAGGTCTACGGCGACCTCGAGCTCGACGACCCGGCCAAGTTCACGCCCGACACCCCGTACAACCCGTCGAGCCCGTACTCGTCGACCAAGGCCGCGTCCGACCTGCTGGTGCGCGCCTGGGCCCGGAGCTTCGGCGTGCGGGCGACGATCTCGAACTGCTCGAACAACTACGGGCCGTTCCAGCACGTGGAGAAGTTCATCCCGCGTCAGATCACCAACGTGATCGACGGCGTGCGCCCCAAGCTCTACGGCACCGGGGAGAACGTGCGCGACTGGATCCACGTCGAGGACCACAACTCCGCGGTCTGGTCGATCATCGAGAAGGGCCGCCTCGGTGAGACGTACCTCATCGGCGCCGACGGCGAGAAGGACAACAAGACGGTGATCGAGCTCATCCTCGAGCTCATGGGCCAGGCCCCCGACGCGTACGACCACGTCAACGACCGCCCCGGCCACGACATGCGGTACGCGATCGACGCGACCAAGCTGCGCACCGAGCTGGGCTGGGAGCCGCGGTACACGACGTTCCACGACGGGCTCGCCGCGACGATCGACTGGTACCGCGCGCACGAGGCGTGGTGGCGCCCGCAGAAGGACGCCACCGAGGCGAAGTACGCGGTGCTGGGGCGCTGA
- a CDS encoding LCP family protein: MTTRHAAPRRLRAPRHARNQHSHGVLRGVALAVTSVLVFGAAGGAAFAARLTNNVDGLDLGGLVDAAPTPTDAPDPADANAGRAVNVLVLGSDQRDGVNADIGGEDKGMRSDTTIVVHVSADRTRVEMVSIPRDSLVDIPSCTMTNGGTTREQRNVMFNTAFAIGWDNGEDLASAAACAANAVQANTGIAINNVVVVDFAGFQNMINAIGGVPMCVAEDVYDEYTGLDLTAGQHVLDGATALQYARARHGTTFDGSDTMRAGRQQRLVANVANEVLSKNLLTDAGQLMQFLSAATQSVTTDLGLVDLTGLAFSLRGVDRANITFMTVPWAPARSDPNRVEWTSEADALWANIASDIPMLGVPEEPAAPPAPPAGTDPAVPEAPVEPPVPTEPTPTETKTPGVDPFTAADASTSC; the protein is encoded by the coding sequence GTGACCACCCGCCACGCCGCACCGCGGCGCCTCCGTGCGCCGCGGCACGCCCGCAACCAGCACTCCCACGGCGTGCTGCGCGGCGTCGCCCTCGCGGTGACGAGCGTCCTGGTGTTCGGTGCGGCCGGCGGTGCGGCGTTCGCGGCACGTCTCACCAACAACGTCGACGGGCTCGACCTCGGCGGACTGGTGGACGCGGCGCCCACGCCGACGGATGCTCCGGACCCCGCGGACGCGAACGCCGGACGGGCCGTCAACGTGCTCGTCCTGGGCTCCGACCAGCGCGACGGCGTGAACGCCGACATCGGGGGCGAGGACAAGGGGATGCGCTCCGACACCACGATCGTCGTGCACGTGTCGGCAGACCGCACCCGCGTCGAGATGGTGTCGATCCCGCGCGACTCGCTGGTCGACATCCCGTCGTGCACCATGACGAACGGCGGCACGACGCGTGAGCAGCGCAACGTCATGTTCAACACCGCGTTCGCGATCGGGTGGGACAACGGCGAGGACCTCGCGTCGGCTGCCGCCTGCGCGGCGAACGCGGTGCAGGCCAACACGGGGATCGCGATCAACAACGTCGTCGTGGTCGACTTCGCCGGCTTCCAGAACATGATCAACGCGATCGGCGGGGTGCCGATGTGCGTCGCCGAGGACGTCTACGACGAGTACACGGGCCTGGACCTGACGGCGGGTCAGCACGTGCTCGACGGCGCGACGGCGCTGCAGTACGCGCGCGCCCGGCACGGCACCACGTTCGACGGCTCGGACACCATGCGGGCCGGGCGTCAGCAGCGGCTCGTCGCCAACGTCGCCAACGAGGTGCTCTCGAAGAACCTGCTCACCGACGCCGGGCAGCTGATGCAGTTCCTCAGCGCCGCCACGCAGTCGGTGACGACCGACCTCGGGCTCGTCGACCTCACCGGCCTCGCCTTCAGCCTGCGCGGCGTCGACCGTGCGAACATCACCTTCATGACCGTGCCGTGGGCGCCCGCACGCAGCGACCCGAACCGCGTGGAGTGGACCTCCGAGGCGGACGCGCTGTGGGCCAACATCGCGAGCGACATCCCGATGCTCGGTGTGCCGGAGGAGCCGGCCGCACCCCCCGCGCCTCCTGCAGGCACCGACCCGGCCGTCCCGGAGGCCCCCGTCGAGCCACCGGTGCCGACGGAGCCGACCCCGACGGAGACCAAGACGCCCGGCGTCGACCCGTTCACGGCGGCCGACGCCTCGACGAGCTGCTGA
- a CDS encoding LCP family protein, with translation MPRSGEPDTGTPGAGTPGGWRPRRARIAGIVAVLVLVALVAWPVGLLIWANGLLQHTPALSGAAGTDGTTYLLAGSDARGEEGGIAEDGTEGHRTDTILLLHVPASGPTALVSLPRDTYVDVPGHGGSKLNSAFAWGGAPLLVQTVEGLTGLTVDHYAEIGMGGVAHLVDAVGGVNLCYDGDVDDPDSGMVWTAGCHDVDGTAALAFARMRKADLLGDVGRAQRQRQLIGAVMGKVSPRSLVLNPGAQVALVGAGTGALTFDEDAGVLDVARLAMAFRDANGEGGITGTPPIASMDHRPGDIGSTVLLDPDLAPGFFTSIRDGSLPPGPVGGVPGA, from the coding sequence GTGCCGCGGAGCGGGGAGCCCGACACCGGCACCCCCGGCGCCGGCACCCCCGGCGGGTGGCGCCCCCGGCGGGCGCGCATCGCGGGGATCGTCGCCGTCCTCGTCCTCGTCGCGCTCGTGGCGTGGCCCGTCGGGCTGCTGATCTGGGCGAACGGGCTGCTGCAGCACACCCCGGCCCTGTCCGGCGCGGCCGGGACGGACGGCACCACCTACCTGCTGGCAGGATCCGACGCCCGCGGCGAGGAGGGCGGGATCGCCGAGGACGGCACCGAGGGCCACCGCACGGACACGATCCTGCTGCTGCACGTCCCCGCGAGCGGGCCGACCGCGCTCGTCTCGCTGCCGCGCGACACGTACGTGGACGTGCCCGGCCACGGGGGGTCGAAGCTCAACTCGGCGTTCGCCTGGGGCGGTGCACCGTTGCTGGTGCAGACCGTGGAGGGCCTGACCGGGCTCACCGTGGACCACTACGCCGAGATCGGCATGGGCGGCGTCGCCCACCTCGTCGACGCCGTCGGCGGGGTCAACCTCTGCTACGACGGCGACGTGGACGACCCGGACTCCGGCATGGTGTGGACCGCCGGGTGCCACGACGTCGACGGCACGGCGGCTCTCGCGTTCGCGCGCATGCGCAAGGCGGACCTGCTGGGTGACGTGGGGCGGGCGCAGCGGCAGCGGCAGCTCATCGGCGCCGTCATGGGGAAGGTCAGCCCGCGCTCGCTCGTGCTGAACCCCGGGGCCCAGGTCGCCCTCGTGGGGGCCGGTACGGGTGCGCTGACGTTCGACGAGGACGCGGGGGTGCTCGACGTCGCCCGCCTCGCGATGGCGTTCCGCGACGCCAACGGCGAGGGCGGGATCACGGGCACGCCGCCGATCGCGAGCATGGACCACCGGCCGGGCGACATCGGCTCCACGGTGCTGCTCGACCCGGACCTGGCGCCGGGCTTCTTCACGTCGATCCGGGACGGCTCCCTGCCGCCGGGACCGGTGGGTGGGGTCCCGGGGGCGTAG
- a CDS encoding acyltransferase family protein: MPPEPPAPDPTVVAGPASRLVAIDALRLAAAVGVLVYHFTARRSSAWGQDQDALIAPAVAAWASYGSLGPELFFVISGFVILMTAWGRTTAAVVASRIGRLYPSYWVAVLLTGFLLLVVWPEGKEVTVGQVAVNLTMLQSLVGVEHVDGVYWTLWTELRFYLLVGVLVLVGVTRRRVLAVALVWPVLALLVERAGADDLAHLLVSDYAPLFAAGMALYVLRREGHAVLPWLVVAVNTALAVAIRVPPTVSGLERVTGVSPSHVGLGIALASCVVLVALAAFVPLPALDRPWVVAAAALTYPVYLVHQYWGLWVISLVVDHVPAAVAVLAAVAASFALAWCVHRAVEAPYAPALRRRTERALTRARDRLLDRVNAGPRVLDAAEATPPGPHPPVPAAGSRPGST, encoded by the coding sequence GTGCCCCCCGAGCCCCCGGCGCCCGACCCGACCGTCGTCGCCGGCCCGGCGTCGCGTCTCGTCGCGATCGACGCGCTGCGCCTGGCCGCCGCGGTGGGCGTGCTCGTCTACCACTTCACGGCGCGGCGCTCGTCGGCGTGGGGCCAGGACCAGGACGCGCTGATCGCGCCCGCCGTCGCCGCCTGGGCCTCCTACGGGTCGCTCGGTCCCGAGCTCTTCTTCGTCATCTCCGGCTTCGTCATCCTCATGACGGCCTGGGGACGCACCACGGCCGCCGTCGTCGCGTCCCGCATCGGCCGCCTGTACCCGTCGTACTGGGTGGCGGTGCTCCTCACCGGCTTCCTGCTGCTCGTGGTGTGGCCCGAGGGCAAGGAGGTCACGGTCGGGCAGGTGGCCGTGAACCTCACGATGCTGCAGTCGCTCGTCGGCGTCGAGCACGTCGACGGCGTGTACTGGACGCTGTGGACCGAGCTGCGGTTCTACCTGCTCGTCGGTGTGCTCGTCCTCGTCGGCGTCACCCGCCGCCGCGTCCTGGCGGTGGCGCTGGTGTGGCCCGTCCTCGCGCTGCTCGTCGAGCGCGCGGGCGCCGACGACCTCGCGCACCTCCTCGTCAGCGACTACGCCCCGCTGTTCGCCGCCGGCATGGCGCTGTACGTGCTGCGCCGCGAGGGGCACGCGGTGCTGCCCTGGCTGGTCGTCGCCGTGAACACCGCGCTCGCGGTCGCGATCCGCGTGCCCCCCACGGTGTCGGGGCTCGAGCGCGTGACCGGGGTGAGCCCGTCGCACGTCGGCCTCGGGATCGCGCTCGCGTCGTGCGTCGTGCTGGTGGCGCTCGCCGCGTTCGTGCCGCTGCCGGCGCTCGACCGGCCGTGGGTCGTCGCGGCGGCCGCCCTGACGTACCCCGTGTACCTCGTCCACCAGTACTGGGGCCTGTGGGTGATCTCGCTGGTCGTCGACCACGTCCCGGCAGCGGTCGCGGTGCTCGCCGCCGTCGCCGCGTCGTTCGCGCTGGCGTGGTGCGTCCACCGGGCCGTCGAGGCGCCGTACGCACCGGCGCTGCGCCGCCGCACCGAGCGCGCGCTCACGCGTGCGCGCGACCGGCTGCTGGACCGCGTCAACGCGGGACCCCGGGTGCTGGACGCGGCGGAGGCTACGCCCCCGGGACCCCACCCACCGGTCCCGGCGGCAGGGAGCCGTCCCGGATCGACGTGA
- the purE gene encoding 5-(carboxyamino)imidazole ribonucleotide mutase, whose translation MSSSPTGGPVVGIVMGSDSDWPVMQAAADALAEFGVPVEVDVVSAHRQPDKMVAYGRAAADRGLRVIVAGAGGAAHLPGMLAAVTPLPVVGVPVPLAHLDGMDSLLSIVQMPAGVPVATVSVGGARNAGLLAVRILASGEGAQAARLRSAMLAFQDGLREQADAKGERLRARASAPPTGFTA comes from the coding sequence ATGAGCAGCTCCCCGACCGGCGGCCCCGTCGTCGGCATCGTCATGGGGTCGGACTCCGACTGGCCCGTCATGCAGGCCGCGGCCGACGCGCTCGCGGAGTTCGGGGTGCCCGTCGAGGTCGACGTCGTCTCCGCGCACCGGCAGCCCGACAAGATGGTCGCGTACGGTCGCGCGGCCGCCGACCGAGGACTGCGCGTGATCGTCGCCGGTGCCGGGGGAGCGGCCCACCTGCCGGGCATGCTCGCCGCCGTCACGCCGCTGCCCGTCGTGGGCGTGCCCGTGCCGCTCGCGCACCTCGACGGCATGGACTCCCTGCTGTCGATCGTGCAGATGCCCGCGGGCGTGCCCGTGGCGACCGTGTCCGTCGGCGGTGCGCGCAACGCCGGGCTGCTCGCGGTGCGCATCCTCGCGTCCGGCGAGGGCGCGCAGGCCGCACGGCTGCGGAGCGCGATGCTCGCGTTCCAGGACGGGCTGCGGGAGCAGGCGGACGCCAAGGGCGAGCGCCTGCGCGCCCGGGCGAGCGCCCCGCCCACGGGGTTCACCGCCTGA
- a CDS encoding 5-(carboxyamino)imidazole ribonucleotide synthase, with translation MTPPIVAVVGGGQLARMMAGPATALGLHLRVLAEAPDAPAAQAVADAPVGAASDVAAVLALVDGADVLTFEHEHVPAAVLDAVTARGVPVHPGPAALVHAQDKAVMRRRLGALGVPCPRWAPVADLAALEEFRATTGGTAVVKTTRGGYDGKGVRVVRSGALPDDVLAWCADAAAGTGPALLVEELVPFTRELAVLVARTPSGRTAVWPVAESVQRDGVCAEVVAPAPALDPATAAQAEQVARTVADGLGVTGVLAVELFEVPDPDGGAPRVLVNELAMRPHNSGHWTIDGAVTSQFEQHLRAVLDLPLGAVTPVARWTVMANVLGSTLDDPTDALPAVLGADPGAKVHLYGKAVRPGRKLGHVTVSGDDLDDVRARARAAAARLRGETIDDGGTR, from the coding sequence GTGACACCTCCGATCGTGGCCGTCGTCGGCGGCGGGCAGCTGGCCCGCATGATGGCCGGCCCCGCGACCGCGCTCGGCCTGCACCTGCGGGTGCTCGCCGAGGCCCCCGACGCCCCCGCCGCGCAGGCCGTCGCGGACGCGCCGGTCGGGGCGGCGTCCGACGTCGCCGCGGTCCTCGCGCTCGTCGACGGGGCCGACGTCCTGACCTTCGAGCACGAGCACGTCCCCGCCGCGGTCCTCGACGCCGTGACCGCGCGTGGCGTGCCGGTGCACCCCGGCCCCGCCGCGCTCGTGCACGCGCAGGACAAGGCCGTCATGCGCCGGCGGCTCGGCGCGCTCGGGGTCCCCTGCCCCCGGTGGGCACCGGTCGCCGACCTCGCGGCCCTCGAGGAGTTCCGGGCGACGACCGGTGGCACGGCGGTGGTCAAGACCACGCGGGGCGGCTACGACGGCAAGGGGGTGCGCGTCGTGCGGTCGGGCGCCCTGCCCGACGACGTCCTGGCCTGGTGCGCCGACGCCGCGGCCGGGACCGGTCCCGCGCTGCTGGTCGAGGAGCTGGTGCCGTTCACGCGTGAGCTCGCGGTCCTGGTCGCGCGCACGCCGTCCGGGCGCACCGCGGTGTGGCCGGTGGCGGAGTCGGTGCAGCGCGACGGCGTGTGCGCCGAGGTCGTCGCCCCGGCGCCCGCGCTCGACCCGGCGACCGCGGCGCAGGCCGAGCAGGTCGCCCGCACCGTCGCCGACGGTCTGGGCGTCACGGGGGTCCTCGCGGTCGAGCTGTTCGAGGTGCCGGACCCGGACGGCGGCGCGCCGCGCGTGCTCGTCAACGAGCTCGCGATGCGGCCCCACAACTCCGGGCACTGGACGATCGACGGCGCGGTGACCAGCCAGTTCGAGCAGCACCTGCGGGCGGTGCTCGACCTGCCGCTCGGCGCCGTCACCCCCGTGGCACGGTGGACCGTCATGGCCAACGTCCTGGGCAGCACGCTCGACGACCCGACCGACGCGCTGCCCGCCGTGCTCGGCGCGGACCCCGGCGCCAAGGTGCACCTGTACGGCAAGGCGGTGCGCCCGGGCCGCAAGCTCGGTCACGTCACCGTGTCCGGGGACGACCTGGACGACGTCCGTGCCCGGGCGCGCGCCGCTGCGGCGCGGCTGCGCGGCGAGACCATCGACGACGGAGGCACGAGATGA
- the manA gene encoding mannose-6-phosphate isomerase, class I, producing the protein MQGLEPTFQPYDWGSSTAIPDLLGLPSDDRPVAEAWYGGHPSSSSRLSGPGHESLHTAITRDPGPFLGADVASRFGTQLPFLLKLIAAARPLSLQVHPSVDLARDGYEREDERGVALDHPQRSYRDRNHKPELVYALSTFEALVGFRAPRRTAEILRGLEHPVARHLHKTVTADPSPSGVQEAFTRLVGETTRPTPTEVAELADEFRERLRTGSPSPRTDRAVDLLERAYPGDPGAVTAVLLNPVTLRPGEALFVPAGAVHAYLGGFAVEIMANSDNVLRAGLTSKHVDVPELLRAVDCVAAPPIRIAPEHVYDATDVYYVPVDDFELSVTRVTGSGPCRLPSTGPRVVLCLEGEVRLRASTGAEIALAAGQAGFVAAADGALSVTGRGRLVQASVP; encoded by the coding sequence GTGCAGGGTCTCGAGCCGACGTTCCAGCCGTACGACTGGGGGTCCTCGACCGCCATCCCCGACCTCCTGGGTCTGCCCTCGGACGACCGGCCGGTCGCCGAGGCGTGGTACGGCGGCCACCCGTCGTCGTCCTCGCGGCTGTCGGGACCGGGCCACGAGTCGTTGCACACCGCGATCACGCGCGACCCGGGCCCGTTCCTGGGCGCCGACGTCGCCTCCCGGTTCGGCACGCAGCTGCCGTTCCTGCTCAAGCTGATCGCCGCGGCCCGCCCGCTGTCCCTGCAGGTGCACCCCAGCGTCGACCTGGCCCGCGACGGGTACGAGCGCGAGGACGAGCGCGGGGTCGCGCTGGACCACCCGCAGCGCTCGTACCGGGACCGCAACCACAAGCCCGAGCTGGTCTACGCGCTGTCGACGTTCGAGGCGCTCGTCGGCTTCCGCGCGCCGCGGCGCACCGCCGAGATCCTGCGAGGGCTCGAGCACCCCGTCGCGCGCCACCTGCACAAGACCGTGACCGCCGACCCCAGCCCGTCCGGCGTGCAGGAGGCCTTCACACGGCTCGTGGGCGAGACGACCCGCCCGACGCCGACGGAGGTCGCCGAGCTCGCGGACGAGTTCCGCGAGCGGCTGCGGACGGGCTCGCCGTCACCGCGGACCGACCGGGCGGTCGACCTCCTGGAGCGCGCCTACCCCGGCGACCCCGGAGCCGTCACCGCGGTCCTGCTCAACCCGGTGACGCTGCGTCCCGGTGAGGCGCTGTTCGTGCCCGCCGGCGCGGTGCACGCCTACCTGGGCGGCTTCGCCGTCGAGATCATGGCGAACTCCGACAACGTCCTGCGGGCGGGCCTGACGTCGAAGCACGTCGACGTCCCCGAGCTGCTGCGCGCGGTCGACTGCGTCGCCGCCCCCCCGATCCGGATCGCCCCCGAGCACGTCTACGACGCGACCGACGTCTACTACGTCCCGGTCGACGACTTCGAGCTCTCGGTGACCCGCGTGACCGGGTCGGGACCGTGCCGCCTGCCGAGCACCGGCCCGCGCGTCGTGCTGTGCCTCGAGGGCGAGGTGCGGCTGCGCGCGTCGACGGGCGCGGAGATCGCGCTCGCGGCAGGCCAGGCCGGGTTCGTCGCCGCGGCCGACGGCGCGCTGTCCGTCACGGGCCGCGGACGCCTGGTCCAGGCCTCCGTCCCGTGA
- a CDS encoding ATP-binding protein, which produces MRRRVLQATIAAVTVAVVLLGFPLAFLGAQLVRENELRGLEIRAESVARTVDFRVEQEIALSDRMLEPYVGGDGELGATVVVRTPDGETYRAGPTVDERRVTVQTTTDTAATVLLYVPWWDVFWLSTQVIGLVVVAAVVAFAAGIAMAIWQANRLAAPLVYLAASAEQLGSGQVRPQLEPSGVEEIDLVAAELARSADRMAGRLAAERQFASDASHQLRTPLTALSMRLEEIMLAAGEEEVREEARIALEQVERLVRVVDDLLAGSRRAQGGTTEAVLLQEVVHQQEEEWAPTFAAAGRRLVVDVDPSTQVLATPGALAQVLATLIENSLKHGAGTTTVRSRAGGSSRAVVVEVGDEGPGVPDDIAPRIFERDVTSGAGTGLGLALARNLANADGGRLELAQRRPAVFALFLSGVPASLRPDVVLPRGAVISVRRERWW; this is translated from the coding sequence GTGCGCCGTCGCGTCCTGCAGGCGACGATCGCCGCCGTCACGGTCGCGGTCGTCCTGCTGGGGTTCCCGCTCGCGTTCCTGGGTGCGCAGCTCGTCCGCGAGAACGAGCTGCGCGGCCTGGAGATCCGGGCCGAGTCGGTGGCGCGCACCGTCGACTTCCGGGTCGAGCAGGAGATCGCGCTGTCCGACCGCATGCTCGAGCCCTACGTGGGCGGTGACGGCGAGCTCGGGGCGACGGTCGTGGTCCGCACCCCCGACGGCGAGACGTACCGCGCCGGGCCGACGGTCGACGAACGCCGCGTCACGGTCCAGACCACGACGGACACCGCCGCCACCGTGCTGCTCTACGTCCCGTGGTGGGACGTCTTCTGGCTGTCCACGCAGGTCATCGGCCTGGTGGTCGTCGCCGCCGTCGTGGCGTTCGCGGCGGGCATCGCGATGGCGATCTGGCAGGCGAACCGGCTGGCCGCACCGCTGGTCTACCTCGCGGCGTCCGCGGAGCAGCTCGGGTCGGGTCAGGTCCGTCCCCAGCTCGAACCGTCCGGCGTCGAGGAGATCGACCTCGTGGCCGCCGAGCTCGCCCGCAGCGCGGACCGGATGGCGGGCCGCCTCGCAGCCGAGCGGCAGTTCGCGTCCGACGCCTCGCACCAGCTCCGGACGCCGCTGACCGCGCTGTCGATGCGGCTCGAGGAGATCATGCTGGCCGCCGGCGAGGAAGAGGTGCGCGAGGAGGCCCGGATCGCGCTCGAGCAGGTCGAGCGGCTCGTGCGCGTCGTCGACGACCTGCTGGCCGGGTCGAGGCGGGCCCAGGGCGGCACGACCGAGGCGGTCCTGCTGCAGGAGGTCGTGCACCAGCAGGAGGAGGAGTGGGCACCGACGTTCGCCGCGGCGGGTCGGCGCCTGGTCGTCGACGTCGACCCGTCCACCCAGGTCCTGGCCACGCCCGGTGCGCTCGCCCAGGTCCTCGCGACGCTCATCGAGAACTCCCTCAAGCACGGCGCCGGCACCACGACCGTGCGCTCGCGCGCGGGCGGGTCGTCGCGCGCCGTGGTCGTCGAGGTCGGCGACGAGGGGCCGGGCGTGCCCGACGACATCGCCCCGCGCATCTTCGAGCGCGACGTGACGTCGGGCGCGGGCACCGGGCTGGGGCTCGCGCTCGCCCGCAACCTGGCGAACGCCGACGGCGGGCGCCTGGAGCTCGCGCAGCGTCGACCGGCCGTGTTCGCGCTGTTCCTGTCCGGGGTCCCGGCATCCCTGCGGCCGGACGTCGTGCTGCCGCGTGGCGCGGTGATCTCGGTGCGCCGCGAGCGCTGGTGGTGA
- a CDS encoding response regulator transcription factor — protein sequence MTQVLLAEDDPAIAEPLARALGREGYDVRVQGTGQGAIDGASTADLVVLDLGLPDMDGLDVARAIRSMGLTTPVLVLTARADEVDLVVGLDAGADDYVTKPFRLAELLARVRALLRRTVGDPADEDELHAQNVRVDVAAHRAFQGERELHLTAKEFDLLRVLVAAAGTVVARETLMREVWGSDPTGSTKTLDMHVSWLRRKLGDDANAPRYITTVRGMGFRFETGSAADAASAAPAAAAGPLDRV from the coding sequence ATGACCCAGGTGCTGCTGGCGGAGGACGACCCCGCGATTGCCGAGCCTTTGGCGCGGGCGCTCGGGCGTGAAGGTTACGACGTGCGCGTGCAAGGTACGGGTCAAGGAGCGATCGACGGCGCCTCCACCGCGGACCTCGTGGTCCTCGACCTGGGCCTGCCCGACATGGACGGCCTCGACGTCGCCCGCGCGATCCGCAGCATGGGCCTGACGACGCCCGTGCTGGTCCTCACGGCGCGCGCCGACGAGGTCGACCTCGTCGTCGGCCTCGACGCCGGCGCCGACGACTACGTCACCAAGCCGTTCCGGCTGGCCGAGCTCCTCGCCCGGGTGCGGGCGCTGCTGCGGCGCACGGTCGGCGACCCGGCCGACGAGGACGAGCTGCACGCGCAGAACGTCCGCGTCGACGTCGCGGCCCACCGTGCGTTCCAGGGGGAGCGCGAGCTGCACCTGACCGCCAAGGAGTTCGACCTGCTGCGCGTGCTCGTCGCAGCGGCGGGCACGGTCGTCGCGCGCGAGACGCTGATGCGTGAGGTCTGGGGCTCGGACCCGACGGGGTCGACCAAGACGCTGGACATGCACGTGTCGTGGCTGCGCCGCAAGCTCGGTGACGACGCCAACGCCCCGCGGTACATCACCACGGTGCGGGGCATGGGGTTCCGGTTCGAGACCGGGAGCGCCGCCGACGCCGCGTCCGCTGCGCCCGCCGCGGCCGCGGGTCCGCTCGACCGGGTCTGA